One window of Mesorhizobium loti R88b genomic DNA carries:
- a CDS encoding LysR family transcriptional regulator — translation MIDWDDVRYFLAVARGGSVRAAAKRLGVNHATVLRRIAQLEGRLGAHMFEKLPSGYRLTAAGEEVLELAEQMEVSSHQLETRVFGRDQSARGLLRVTLPPFLATHLLMPDLADFARLHPDIEMEILTSGEVANLTNREADVAIRIVADRKTLPLNLHGLKGPELFSGVYMSRDRLAALRAGAPDPIRWIVIDNHGIPAWAREGEVHTTGVPFRTPDAETQIVAAQQGIGMTKLPCFVGDADTLLVRVPGTGLPMHGTLWLLTQGEARKTKRVRLFTEFVSRRLAAHAPLLAGLSVSHD, via the coding sequence ATGATCGACTGGGATGACGTTCGCTACTTTCTTGCCGTCGCACGCGGAGGCTCGGTGCGGGCTGCTGCCAAGCGCCTTGGTGTGAACCACGCGACCGTACTGCGACGCATCGCTCAGCTTGAGGGACGCCTGGGCGCGCACATGTTCGAAAAGCTGCCTTCGGGCTACCGCCTGACGGCCGCCGGGGAGGAGGTCCTCGAGCTCGCGGAACAGATGGAAGTGTCGTCGCACCAGTTGGAGACGCGCGTCTTCGGGCGTGACCAGAGCGCGCGCGGGCTTTTACGGGTGACGCTTCCACCGTTCCTCGCCACACACCTGCTCATGCCGGATCTTGCCGATTTCGCGCGTCTGCATCCGGACATCGAGATGGAAATCTTGACGTCCGGCGAGGTGGCAAATCTGACCAACCGAGAGGCCGACGTCGCGATCCGCATTGTCGCCGACCGCAAGACCCTGCCGCTTAATCTTCACGGCCTGAAGGGACCGGAGCTGTTCAGCGGCGTCTACATGTCTCGCGATCGACTGGCCGCGTTGCGTGCGGGCGCGCCTGATCCTATCCGGTGGATCGTCATAGACAATCATGGAATCCCGGCCTGGGCGCGCGAGGGAGAAGTTCACACCACGGGAGTTCCGTTCAGGACCCCGGACGCCGAGACGCAGATCGTCGCGGCGCAGCAGGGGATCGGGATGACGAAACTGCCGTGCTTCGTCGGAGATGCCGATACTCTATTGGTGAGGGTGCCGGGCACCGGCCTGCCCATGCATGGGACGCTCTGGCTTCTCACACAGGGGGAGGCACGCAAGACGAAGCGCGTGCGGCTCTTTACCGAGTTCGTATCCCGCAGGCTCGCCGCCCACGCTCCGCTTCTCGCGGGGCTGTCTGTATCGCACGACTGA
- a CDS encoding SDR family NAD(P)-dependent oxidoreductase — MKKLEGKVAVITGGSSGIGLATAKRFVEEGAHVVITGRREKELKEAAAFIKSNVTAVVGDVSRLEDLDRLYATVKEKHGHIDILFANAGAGTVAPLAAATEAHFDQTFDVNVKGLFFTVQKALPLFKDGGSIILNSSVSNVMGLPAFSTYAASKAAVRSFSRSWTLELKDRNIRVNTMSPGAIETPALATTTGLNAEQAEQAVAQFAAQIPMGRRGKPEEIAAALTFLASDESSYITGIDLAVDGGWAQV, encoded by the coding sequence ATGAAAAAACTCGAAGGCAAAGTCGCAGTCATCACGGGCGGAAGCAGCGGGATTGGCTTGGCCACCGCCAAGCGCTTTGTGGAGGAAGGTGCACACGTCGTAATCACTGGGCGACGGGAGAAAGAGCTGAAGGAGGCCGCAGCCTTCATCAAGAGTAATGTTACGGCGGTCGTGGGCGACGTGTCACGCTTGGAAGATCTGGACCGGCTCTACGCCACGGTGAAAGAGAAACATGGTCACATCGACATTCTCTTCGCGAACGCGGGCGCAGGGACAGTCGCGCCGCTCGCGGCAGCAACCGAGGCCCATTTTGACCAGACCTTCGATGTGAACGTGAAGGGGTTGTTCTTTACGGTGCAGAAGGCCCTTCCCCTCTTCAAAGACGGCGGATCGATCATTCTGAACTCTTCGGTCTCGAATGTGATGGGGCTGCCAGCGTTCAGCACCTACGCAGCAAGTAAGGCGGCAGTGCGCAGCTTCTCGCGGTCTTGGACACTGGAACTGAAGGACCGCAATATCCGCGTCAATACGATGAGCCCTGGCGCGATCGAGACTCCCGCCTTGGCGACAACGACCGGCCTTAACGCTGAGCAAGCCGAGCAGGCGGTCGCCCAGTTTGCTGCACAGATCCCAATGGGTCGCAGGGGCAAGCCAGAGGAAATCGCGGCTGCCCTCACGTTCCTCGCCTCGGATGAAAGCTCCTACATCACCGGTATAGATCTCGCGGTCGATGGTGGTTGGGCGCAGGTCTGA
- a CDS encoding SDR family NAD(P)-dependent oxidoreductase → MTRLNGKTAVITGGATGIGRAAAKRFVEEGAFVFIFGRRQEALDAAVADLGPNARAVKGSVSDEADLDRLYAAVKAERGSLDIVFANAGAGSPLPLGQITAEHIDETFDTNVKGTIFTVQKALPLMGPGGSIILTGSSAGTTGAPGFTAYSASKAAVRNLARTWAEDLKGTGIRVNVLSPGATATELAKEALGEEGQKAYGAMTPLQRMADPAEIAAAAAFLASSDSSFMTASEVAVDGGLAQL, encoded by the coding sequence ATGACCAGATTGAATGGAAAGACCGCCGTCATCACCGGCGGCGCCACCGGCATCGGCCGCGCGGCGGCAAAACGATTCGTCGAGGAAGGCGCCTTCGTCTTCATCTTCGGCCGCCGCCAGGAAGCGCTCGACGCCGCCGTGGCGGACCTCGGCCCCAATGCTCGCGCGGTGAAGGGCTCGGTCTCGGATGAGGCCGACCTCGACCGGCTCTACGCGGCTGTGAAGGCCGAGCGCGGAAGCCTCGATATCGTCTTCGCCAATGCCGGGGCGGGAAGCCCGCTTCCGCTCGGCCAGATCACCGCCGAGCACATTGACGAAACCTTCGACACCAATGTGAAGGGCACGATTTTCACGGTCCAGAAGGCGCTGCCGCTCATGGGCCCGGGCGGTTCGATCATCCTGACCGGATCGAGCGCCGGCACCACGGGCGCCCCGGGGTTCACCGCCTACAGCGCGAGCAAGGCGGCAGTGCGCAATCTCGCGAGGACCTGGGCAGAGGACCTGAAGGGCACCGGCATCCGGGTCAATGTGTTGTCGCCCGGGGCGACGGCGACTGAACTCGCGAAGGAAGCGCTGGGCGAGGAGGGCCAGAAAGCCTACGGCGCGATGACTCCGCTCCAGCGCATGGCCGATCCGGCGGAGATCGCAGCGGCGGCGGCCTTTCTCGCGTCGTCGGACAGCAGCTTCATGACCGCCAGCGAGGTCGCCGTCGATGGCGGTCTTGCGCAACTCTGA
- a CDS encoding NADPH-dependent F420 reductase — translation MSYAIIGFGNIGQALAKAFARKGMEVSVATTRDPERFAAAATAIGPTIIPKTLAEAVKADIIFLAVRFESHPNVAKALATWQGKTIVDVTNAYGVPPEKLEGQPSSKFIAKAFSGARLVKGFNHLIAATLDQDPAVHGGRRVVFLASDDDAAAAEIGTLAENLGFAPIRLGGLSDGGLLVQARGNSWGHLIFKDLVKFDG, via the coding sequence GTGAGCTACGCAATCATCGGCTTCGGCAATATCGGCCAGGCCTTGGCCAAGGCGTTTGCCCGCAAGGGCATGGAAGTATCCGTTGCAACCACGCGCGACCCGGAACGCTTTGCAGCCGCTGCGACCGCCATCGGACCTACGATCATTCCCAAAACACTGGCGGAGGCCGTCAAGGCGGACATCATCTTTTTGGCGGTCCGTTTCGAGTCGCACCCGAATGTCGCGAAGGCGCTCGCCACCTGGCAGGGGAAGACCATCGTTGATGTGACCAATGCCTACGGCGTGCCCCCTGAGAAACTGGAAGGACAGCCTTCTTCCAAGTTCATCGCGAAGGCTTTCTCCGGTGCAAGGCTGGTCAAGGGCTTCAACCATTTGATCGCTGCCACCCTTGACCAGGATCCGGCCGTGCATGGTGGCAGGAGAGTCGTGTTCTTGGCGAGCGACGATGACGCTGCCGCGGCGGAGATTGGTACGCTCGCGGAAAATCTCGGTTTCGCGCCGATCAGACTTGGCGGGCTTTCGGACGGAGGGCTGCTGGTCCAGGCGCGCGGAAACAGCTGGGGCCACCTGATCTTCAAGGACCTGGTCAAGTTCGACGGATGA